A genomic segment from Actinomyces lilanjuaniae encodes:
- a CDS encoding helix-turn-helix transcriptional regulator, whose product MAQADDDSTRARVLDLIAEKGPVSAAQLAKVLGLTPAAVRRHITVLEESEEIEVHTPATPLRRGRGRPARHYVLTSKARTSFADGYSDLASHALRYLSQVAGERAVGSFAAARGRDLERRYCAAVEAAGQDPAERARALADAFTLDGYAASVRDVGDGSYAVQLCQGHCPVREVAGEFHELCDAETQAISRLVGVPVQRLATLAGGEHVCTTHIPIAVPALRKRAVRAARRKGQQQARRPEGTR is encoded by the coding sequence ATGGCACAGGCTGACGACGACTCCACCCGCGCCCGGGTCCTTGACCTCATCGCGGAGAAGGGCCCCGTCTCGGCGGCGCAGCTCGCCAAGGTGCTGGGGCTGACTCCCGCGGCGGTGCGCAGGCACATCACCGTGCTGGAGGAGTCGGAGGAGATCGAGGTCCACACCCCGGCGACGCCGTTGCGCCGCGGGCGCGGGCGTCCGGCGCGTCACTACGTGCTAACCTCCAAGGCGCGCACCAGTTTTGCGGACGGCTACTCTGACCTGGCCAGCCATGCCCTGCGCTATCTGTCCCAGGTAGCGGGGGAGCGTGCCGTAGGTTCCTTCGCCGCAGCCCGCGGGCGGGACCTGGAGCGTCGATACTGCGCCGCTGTCGAGGCGGCTGGTCAGGACCCTGCCGAGCGTGCGCGGGCACTGGCTGACGCCTTCACCCTGGACGGCTATGCCGCCTCGGTGCGTGATGTCGGGGATGGCTCCTACGCTGTCCAGCTGTGCCAGGGCCACTGCCCTGTGCGTGAGGTGGCGGGAGAGTTCCACGAGCTGTGCGACGCCGAGACCCAGGCGATCTCCAGGCTGGTTGGCGTCCCGGTGCAGCGTCTGGCCACTCTGGCCGGGGGTGAGCACGTGTGCACCACTCATATTCCTATCGCTGTCCCCGCGCTGCGTAAGCGTGCGGTCAGGGCGGCGAGGAGGAAGGGTCAACAACAGGCCCGACGACCGGAAGGAACCCGATGA
- the sufB gene encoding Fe-S cluster assembly protein SufB, with translation MTAPTTDTVRSTDDEIIDSIPTTYDFGWHDSDEAGANAKRGLDEQVVREISAIKGEPEWMLAKRLKAYQTYERKPMPTWGVNLSELDMDAVKYYVRSTDRPASSWDDLPEDIKNTYDRIGIPEAERERLVAGVAAQYESEVVYHQIREDLEAQGVIFVDTDTAVREYPELVREYFGTVIPAGDNKFAALNTAVWSGGSFIYVPPGVHVEIPLQAYFRINTENMGQFERTLIVADEDSYVHYVEGCTAPIYSTDSLHAAIVEIIVKKNARVRYTTVQNWSNNVYNLVTQRATCAEGATMEWIDGNIGSKRNMKYPAVFLMGPHARGEALSIAFAGEGQHQDTGAKMVHMAPRTSSHIVSKSIARHGGRSAYRGLVQVMRNARSSKSNVLCDALLVDEISRSDTYPYVDVRTDDVEMGHEATVSKVSADQLFYLMQRGLTETEAMATIVRGFVEPIARELPMEYALELNRLIELQMENSVG, from the coding sequence ATGACGGCACCCACGACCGACACTGTGCGTAGCACTGACGACGAGATCATCGACTCGATACCGACGACCTACGACTTCGGCTGGCACGACTCCGACGAGGCAGGAGCCAACGCCAAGCGTGGTCTTGACGAGCAGGTCGTCCGTGAGATCTCCGCGATCAAGGGCGAGCCCGAGTGGATGCTGGCCAAGCGGCTCAAGGCCTACCAGACCTACGAGCGCAAGCCGATGCCCACGTGGGGCGTCAACCTGTCTGAGCTCGACATGGACGCGGTGAAGTACTACGTGCGCTCCACCGACCGCCCGGCAAGCTCCTGGGACGACCTGCCTGAGGACATCAAGAACACCTACGACCGTATCGGTATCCCCGAGGCGGAGCGTGAGCGGCTGGTGGCGGGTGTGGCTGCCCAGTACGAGTCCGAGGTCGTCTACCACCAGATTCGTGAGGACCTGGAGGCGCAGGGCGTCATCTTCGTGGACACGGACACCGCCGTGCGTGAGTACCCCGAACTGGTCAGGGAGTACTTTGGCACGGTCATCCCCGCCGGCGACAACAAGTTCGCCGCCCTCAACACCGCCGTGTGGTCCGGGGGCTCCTTCATCTACGTGCCCCCGGGCGTCCACGTGGAGATCCCCCTGCAGGCCTACTTCCGTATCAACACCGAGAACATGGGCCAGTTCGAGCGTACGCTCATCGTCGCTGACGAGGACTCCTACGTCCACTACGTCGAGGGCTGCACGGCCCCGATCTACTCCACGGACTCCCTGCACGCTGCCATCGTGGAGATCATCGTGAAGAAGAACGCCCGCGTGCGCTACACCACCGTGCAGAACTGGTCCAACAACGTGTACAACCTGGTCACTCAGCGTGCCACCTGCGCCGAGGGGGCCACCATGGAGTGGATCGACGGGAACATCGGCTCCAAGCGGAACATGAAGTACCCGGCTGTCTTCCTCATGGGCCCCCACGCCCGGGGCGAGGCCCTGTCCATCGCCTTCGCCGGGGAGGGTCAGCACCAGGACACCGGCGCCAAGATGGTGCACATGGCGCCCCGTACCTCCAGCCACATCGTCTCCAAGTCCATCGCCCGGCACGGGGGGCGCTCCGCCTACCGCGGCCTGGTGCAGGTCATGAGGAACGCGCGCAGCTCGAAGTCCAACGTGCTGTGTGATGCGCTGCTGGTGGACGAGATCTCCCGCTCCGACACATACCCCTACGTCGACGTGCGTACTGACGACGTGGAGATGGGGCACGAGGCCACCGTCTCCAAGGTCAGCGCCGACCAGCTGTTCTATCTTATGCAGCGCGGCCTGACGGAGACGGAGGCCATGGCCACGATCGTGCGCGGATTTGTCGAGCCCATCGCCCGCGAGCTACCCATGGAGTACGCCCTGGAACTCAACCGGCTCATCGAGCTGCAGATGGAGAACTCCGTGGGCTGA